Proteins encoded within one genomic window of Psilocybe cubensis strain MGC-MH-2018 chromosome 2, whole genome shotgun sequence:
- a CDS encoding Homologous-pairing protein 2, translated as MSSSKGKQELKVSVLKGQEAENAVLEYLKRMNRPYGAVDVAANLKGAVPKTAVQKILVALAEKGELVQKIYGKTTFFVYNQAKIECLSPERINELKKELAAIDDQIQASSSEIKSYSAELAKIKATPTNNELTSQIEATKSRILKVNSTLQPLRSGAPPITAEELEFIYADWTKWRAEWIRRRKVFITFWQLATDSLPPQDAQILEEDLGIEKDSAEHVALEQSSLCLPQGNSLKRKRL; from the exons ATGTCCTCCTCCAAAGGAAAGCAAGAACTCAAAGTTTCAGTCCTCAAAGGCCAGGAAG CTGAGAATGCAGTCCTTGAATACCTTAAAAGA ATGAATCGACCGTATGGCGCTGTAGATGTTGCTGCTAACTTGAAGGGTGCCGTTCCAAAGACCGCTGTACAAAAAATTCTCGTCGCATTGGCAGAAAAAGGCGAATTGGTCCAGAAAATCTACG GCAAGACGACATTCTTCGTCTATAATCAAGCCAAAATCGAATGTCTTTCTCCTGAACGCATTAACGAATTAAAGAAGGAACTTGCTGCAATCGATGACCAGATCCAAGCTTCATCCAGTGAAATCAAATCTTACTCGGCGG AATTAGCCAAGATCAAAGCAACACCAACTAACAATGAACTCACCTCGCAAATAGAGGCGACTAAATCGAGG ATTTTGAAAGTCAACAGCACATTACAACCTCTCCGCTCCGGAGCTCCGCCCATCACTGCGGAAGAACTCGAATTCATATACGCCGACTGGACTAAGTGGAGAGCGGAATGGATCCGACGGAGAAAGGTGTTCATAAC CTTTTGGCAACTGGCTACGGACTCTTTGCCCCCTCAAGATGCCCAAATTCTAGAAGAAGATCTAGGGATTGAGAAGGATTCAGCCGAACACGTTGCCCTTGAACAAAGCTCACTGTGCCTGCCCCAAGGGAATTCTTTGAAGCGAAAACGTCTTTAA
- a CDS encoding putative mitochondrial carrier C17H9.08, translated as MAFQTRLNGDSTPYRPSFLTAARHLYHEGTITPMASSQAPTSKNLLDLYPILKFYRGFTVTMMGMIPYAGVSFLTWGFLRSHFLAPSTTGRPKATPLADLAFGALSGAIAQTASYPFEVTRRRMQVGGISRPDRWLRWGETVNAIWQSSGWRGFYVGLSIGYLKIIPMTAVSYAVWQSGKRILNV; from the coding sequence ATGGCGTTCCAAACGCGTCTTAATGGAGACTCGACGCCATACCGGCCATCCTTCCTCACAGCTGCTCGACACCTATACCATGAAGGCACTATCACACCTATGGCGTCATCACAAGCACCTACTTCGAAGAACCTTCTCGACCTTTATCCCATTCTCAAATTCTATCGAGGTTTTACGGTGACTATGATGGGAATGATTCCATACGCTGGTGTATCGTTCCTCACCTGGGGATTCCTCCGTTCTCATTTTCTGGCTCCATCAACGACTGGGCGACCCAAAGCGACTCCTCTAGCGGATCTTGCATTCGGAGCACTCTCAGGTGCGATTGCACAGACAGCATCGTATCCTTTTGAGGTGACACGCAGGAGGATGCAAGTTGGAGGAATCTCAAGACCGGATAGATGGCTTCGTTGGGGTGAGACTGTAAATGCCATATGGCAATCATCTGGCTGGCGAGGGTTCTATGTTGGATTGAGTATAGGGTATTTAAAAATAATTCCGATGACGGCGGTCAGCTATGCAGTGTGGCAAAGCGGGAAGAGGATTCTCAATGTATAG
- a CDS encoding Communesin biosynthesis cluster-specific transcription factor cnsN, translated as MDSFSSDSAGGKIVKEKKTRRRLRLSCVECTKRRQKCDRKHPCSLCITRGVAHLCRWESVPVARPPPARPPISALREASLPTNHDQEELISELKQRIATLEHELSKAREQPASPYHTHSSGSRTQSTSPSCNATDVSTNSGLSDHLSDISHRQSSVEILHEQSFRSTRGSPDLLPVASPLNDETYESISYLAHLSLAHHGEFIGRGSVICALHSMTTRRVPRFLYAKSTDPLSDFREPVRRFSDISFAGSVEELVALLPSMMVVETLTSAFFAEVNWRYAIPEDWFRDARSQMWLSLQHRRSQINTNWLVLLFAVLASAPQAAYDEVEPYAPVRTNDDYFMCSILARRLVEDEFLNVPNSSVMVSAADGTVLGCLAIPMLCNYLAERGRISEAWKLAGQGIRSAEAVGMHRDPEWRLWQMMSSDEKLLRRRAWWGLFIADKVYSYILGRPQILRPETFEVDSSPSPNPNGTRNIVNIGLNVIVSLMELLSNAIEKCFNDVSPSCSAFFQMDRTFEEWEERLPTEYQRGSDSRLLQDYSPAELKLLALQRYFIHTWHMIGRLKFHLAITTGLGSVPHSPNDLRRSMETCVTITLQIIRFQTATYQASLRPSDDSYAFAYPVNCWLFEGCFSLFEASVALITTMSRLRWHEMEAETNSALDSAMFVFDKVAHREKGKTKDGATRAIEVLTTIRDQGWLGKGERLRLPRIKDDPESQEIQGVLDVEKDSRNDFPISGVFASSSHYSMGPMHPSDIHLPKFSQLEDFVGYGIGARAAADHMDIVHVGNERIHHL; from the exons ATGGATTCGTTCTCTTCAGATTCTGCTGGGGGGAAAATTGtcaaggagaagaagactcGAAGGCGCCTTCGACTCAGTTGTGTTGAATGTACTAAGCGGAGACAA AAATGTGACCGCAAACACCCTTGCTCTTTGTGTATCACGAGAGGTGTAGCCCATCTGTGCCGCTGGGAGTCCGTCCCTGTGGCCCGCCCACCTCCAGCTCGACCTCCTATCAGTGCTTTGCGAGAAGCCAGTCTTCCGACAAATCACGACCAGGAGGAACTTATTTCCGAACTCAAACAGCGGATTGCTACACTGGAGCATGAACTCAGCAAGGCACGGGAGCAGCCTGCATCGCCCTACCATACACACTCGTCTGGCAGTCGCACCCAATCAACATCTCCGTCCTGTAACGCAACTGACGTAAGCACGAACAGTGGCCTGTCTGATCATCTTTCAGACATCTCTCATCGACAATCATCCGTGGAAATCCTCCACGAGCAAAGCTTCCGCTCGACAAGAGGGTCACCAGATCTTCTGCCCGTCGCAAGCCCCTTGAACGACGAAACTTACGAGTCAATATCCTACCTTGCCCATTTATCTTTGGCTCATCATGGAGAATTTATCGGGCGTGGAAGTGTGATTTGTGCTCTTCATTCG ATGACCACACGACGGGTCCCGCGCTTTCTTTATGCCAAATCAACCGACCCCCTGTCAGATTTTCGCGAACCAGTTCGGAGGTTTTCTGACATATCTTTTGCTGGAAGCGTCGAGGAATTGGTCGCACTGTTGCCTTCAATGATGGTCGTAGAAACTTTAACTTCCGCGTTCTTCGCTGAAGTAAATTGGCGATATGCTATTCCCGAGGACTGGTTTCGGGATGCGCGATCACAGATGTGGTTAAGCTTACAACATAGGCGATCCCAAATCAACACCAACTGGTTGGTGTTGTTATTCGCTGTGTTGGCATCTGCACCCCAGGCTGCTTACGATGAAGTTGAGCCTTATGCCCCCGTGCGAACTAACGACGACTATTTTATGTGTTCGATACTTGCTCGTCGTCTGGTCGAAGACGAGTTCTTGAACGTACCTAACAGTTCCGTCATGGTCTCTGCCGCTGACGGGACAGTTCTGGGGTGTCTGGCCATCCCTATGTTGTGCAATTATCTTGCAGAGCGAGGACGCATCAGCGAGGCGTGGAAACTTGCTGGCCAGGGTATCCGCAGTGCGGAAGCGGTCGGAATGCATCGCGACCCAGAATGGAGGCTGTGGCAAATGATGTCCAGCGATGAGAAGCTGTTGAGGAGGCGGGCATGGTGGGGTTTATTTATTGCGGACAA AGTGTACTCGTATATTCTTGGTCGGCCCCAGATACTGAGGCCAGAAACCTTTGAAGTTGATTCATCCCCTTCGCCTAATCCAAATGGAACGCGCAACATAGTTAACATTGGATTAAACGTGATCGTTTCTCTGATGGAACTGTTGAGCAATGCCATAGAGAAA TGTTTCAACGACGTTTCTCCATCATGCTCCGCCTTCTTCCAAATGGATCGTACTTTCGAGGAATGGGAAGAGCGACTCCCAACCGAATACCAGCGAGGATCAGATTCACGGCTGCTGCAAGATTATAGTCCTGCAGAATTAAAGCTTCTCGCTCTCCAGCGATACTTTATTCACACATGGCATATGATTGGGCGGCTTAAATTTCACTTGGCTATAACCACTGGCCTGGGCTCAGTACCTCATAGTCCAAATGATTTACGTCGTAGTATGGAAACTTGCGTCACCATTACGTTGCAAATTATTCGCTTCCAAACTGCGACATACCAAGCTTCACTTCGCCCGAGCGACGACAGCTATGCCTTCGCCTATCCGGTAAATTGCTGGCTATTCGAGGGTTGCTTCTCTTTGTTTGAAGCCTCAGTGGCGCTTATTACCACCATGTCACGACTCCGATGGCACGAGATGGAGGCTGAGACTAATTCTGCCCTCGATTCGGCCATGTTTGTATTCGATAAGGTTGCCCACAGAGAGAAGGGCAAAACGAAGGACGGCGCCACTAGAGCCATTGAAGTTTTGACCACTATCCGAGATCAAGGCTGGCTGGGGAAAGGCGAAAGACTACGGCTACCCAGAATCAAAGATGACCCCGAATCCCAAGAAATCCAGGGGGTACTCGACGTTGAAAAAGACTCTAGAAATGATTTTCCTATATCAGGCGTCTTTGCATCGTCGTCGCATTATTCAATGGGGCCAATGCATCCCTCAGACATTCACCTTCCAAAGTTTTCTCAGCTTGAAGACTTTGTTGGCTATGGAATAGGAGCTCGCGCGGCGGCAGATCACATGGACATCGTGCATGTgggaaatgaaaggataCATCATCTCTAA
- a CDS encoding Cytochrome P450 monooxygenase 169, with protein sequence MHSAGPCGLMMPHKYTGNLPEIFQSQAGVPDFKYQQIYGDVVRIKGPFGEDRLLISDPKALQYIFHTSGTLPAPSEMTVSNFGTQGYGFLKWPERTEISRILMGRGLLWADAEIHKRQRKVMLPGFGTPECKAFVPIFRRVGAELSAQWSDILASSPDQSAVFNVASWLSRATMDSIGEAAFDYQFGALRNTDNEFMKAYMGLMSDTLGSPPKSAIFMQTVLPIWILQLRSKFSRSRTLVHARHTEQLANAVTRKLVDSKAEALLQGKGNKDILSLLVKANASETASIRLTDEEMMAQMRTILLAGHETSATTLCWVLLELARHPDVQQRLRNEIRETEIAIHARGDADFTAADLENMVFLGAVIKESMRFHPALYQNYRQAAEDNILPLSKPIKTVHGNYVNEVPIPKGIKIILSIAAYNRNTEIFGEDAHTYNPDRWLRQSGEKKGPSLGVYGNLLTFAGGVRTCIGWRFALYEVFALTVEIINNFELLPTPELDRLRREACLVMLPTLEGEQLKGENLPLRVKLASRD encoded by the exons ATGCACTCCGCGGGGCCTTGTGGGTTGATGATGCCTCATAAATACACAGGTAATCTCCCGGAAATCTTTCAAAGTCAAGCAGGTGTTCCAGATTTCAAATACCAACAAATCTACGGCGACGTTGTTCGCATTAAAGGTCCTTTTGGT GAAGATCGTTTACTCATTTCCGACCCTAAAGCCCTTCAGTACATCTTTCACACTTCAGGCACGTTACCAGCGCCCTCTGAAATGACAGTTTCTAATTTTGGTACCCAAGGTTATGGTTTTCTCAAATGGCCTGAACGAACCGAGATTTCTCGCATCTTGATGGGTCGCGGACTTCTATGGGCAGATG CCGAAATACATAAACGTCAGAGAAAAGTAATGCTCCCCGGATTTGGTA CACCTGAATGCAAGGCGTTCGTTCCGATTTTCCGACGTGTAGGAGCAGAG TTGTCCGCACAATGGTCTGACATTCTCGCCAGTTCCCCCGACCAATCTGCCGTATTTAATGTTGCTTCCTGGCTTTCTCGTGCGACAATGGATTCGATTGGAGAAG CCGCATTTGATTATCAGTTTGGCGCGCTGCGAAATACTGACAATGAATTTATGAAGGCATATATGGGTTTAAT GTCGGACACACTTGGTTCGCCCCCAAAGTCCGCTATTTTCATGCAAACGGTCCTTCCTATTTGGATCCTCCAACTGAGGTCCAAATTTTCTCGTTCGAGGACCCTCGTTCATGCAAGACATACCGAACAGTTAGCGAACGCGGTGACCCGCAAACTCGTCGATTCTAAAGCCGAAGCCTTACTCCAAGGAAAAGGGAATAAAGATATCTTATCATTACTTG TCAAAGCAAATGCATCAGAGACAGCTAGCATCCGTCTGACAGATGAAGAAATGATGGCCCAAATGCG GACCATATTACTTGCAGGACATGAAACAAGTGCCACAACACTATGTTGGGTTCTTTTAGAACTGGCGAGACACCCTGACGTTCAACAGAGACTACGAAATGAGATCAGGGAGACTGAAATTGCTATTCATGCACGCGGAGATGCCGATTTTACTGCTGCGGATCTGGAAAATATGGTATTTTTGGGTGCTGTTATCAAG GAATCTATGAGATTTCATCCAGCATTGTACCAAAACTATCGACAAGCCGCAGAAGATAATATCTTGCCTCTTTCCAAACCTATCAAGACTGTCCACGGCAATTATGTGAACGAAGTACCTATACCGAAGGGCATCAAAATTATTCTATCTATAGCAGCTTACAACAG AAATACGGAGATCTTCGGGGAAGACGCTCATACCTACAATCCGGATAGATGGCTCAGACAGTCGGGTGAAAAGAAAGGCCCATCATTAGGAGTGTACGGGAATCT ACTTACATTTGCAGGGGGCGTCAGAACATGCATTGGTTGGAGGTTCGCTCTATACGAGGTTTTCGCACTTACAGTCGAAATTATCAATAATTTCGAACTACTACCTACTCCCGAACTGGATCGGCTCAGGAGAGAAGCATGCCTAGTGATGCTACCAACATTGGAGGGAGAGCAATTGAAAGGAGAGAATCTACCATTGCGCGTCAAGTTGGCTTCCAGAGACTAG
- a CDS encoding Enoyl-CoA hydratase, mitochondrial — protein sequence MAQYFHRSAFNKTPRLCASLSSSSRHFIPQHLHPNAIRFMSSQRSYEYILVSRPEPAVVLVTLNRPKSLNALSSPLFAELNQALEEADKDDSVSAMVLTGSEKAFAAGADIKEMKDKQYADVYKNKFLEDWGKINQLRKPLIAAVSGYALGGGCELALMCDIILASPTAKFGQPEINLGVIPGGGGSQRLIHAIGKSRTMELVLTGRMFSAQEASQWGMVSRVVGEGEGEVVKEAITMAKEIASKSQIAVQAGKEVVNAAYEMTLAEGLRFERRIFHGLFATNDQKEGMAAFAEKRKANFTHS from the exons ATGGCACAATATTTCCATCGTTCTGCTTTCAATAAGACACCTCGTCTTTGCGCATCACTATCTTCGAGCTCGCGTCACTTTATTCCCCAACATTTGCACCCCAACGCGATCCGGTTCATGTCTTCTCAACGCTCCTATGAATATATCCTCGTCTCACGCCCGGAGCCTGCAGTAGTCCTTGTGACGCTCAACAGGCCAAAATCTCTGAACGCTCTGAGCAGCCCATTGTTCGCCGAACTCAATCAAGCTTTGGAGGAAGCAGACAAAGATGACTCTGTCAGTGCAATGGTTCTGACCGGTTCAGAAAAAGCATTTGCCG CTGGGGCTGATATCAAAGAGATGAAGGACAAGCAAT ATGCTGATGTCTACAAGAATAAGTTCCTGGAGGATTGGGGTAAGATCAACCAACTCCGAAAACCACTCATTGCGGCCGTCAGTGGTTATGCT CTTGGTGGCGGGTGCGAACTCGCACTTATGTGCGATATAATCCTTGCCTCTCCAACAGCCAAGTTCGGGCAACCGGAAATAAACCTTGGCGTGATTCCCGGTGGTGGAGGTTCTCAACGCCTTATTCATGCCATTGGAAAATCCCGTAcaatggaattggttttgaCTGGGCGCATGTTCTCTGCTCAGGAAGCATCTCAATGGGGAATGGTCAGCAGAGTGGTCGGAGAGGGCGAAGGCGAAGTAGTGAAAGAAGCCATCACTATGGCCAAAGAGATCGCCAGCAAGAGTCAAATAGCTGTTCAGGCTGGGAAAGAAGTCGTCAACGCCG CCTACGAAATGACTCTTGCAGAAGGTTTGCGCTTCGAGAGGAGAATTTTCCATGGCCTCTTCGCTACCAATGATCAGAAAGAGG GCATGGCTGCATTcgcagaaaaaagaaaggcaaACTTCACTCATTCATGA
- a CDS encoding Protein YciI — MSTSSSATHRFFVYAPDKTEPGTLERRLSVREKHLVGAKVSHESGFIRIGGAVTTPDAITNPDAPKNMVGSTFLFEAESIDQVKKYIENDIYYTSGVWDPEKIVILPFFSAFPLP, encoded by the exons ATGTCTACCTCGTCTTCTGCCACACACCGTTTCTTTGTCTACGCTCCAGACAAGACAGAACCGGGCACCCTCGAGCGAAGATTGTCCGTCCGGGAAAAACATCTCGTCGGTGCAAAAGTCAGCCATGAGAGTGGCTTCATCC GCATTGGCGGTGCTGTCACAACCCCAGATGCCATCACCAATCCAGATGCGCCAAAGAACATGGTCGGATCTACTTTCCTTTTTGAAGCAGAGTCGATTGACCA AGTGAAGAAATACATCGAAAATGATATTTACTACACATCTGGTGTT TGGGATCCCGAAAAGATCGTCATCTTGCCATTTTTCAGTGCATTCCCTCTTCCATAA